The Streptomyces sp. NBC_00510 genomic interval GACAGCCGGGGGCGCGGTCCGGCGAGGCCCAGCACATGGGTGTGCGGGTCGCGCAGGTCGACGGTGAACGGCACGGCGGGCAGCGTCCGGAAGCCGTCCTCGGCGGTCAGGTCGGCGGTGCCGAGCCGGACCGTGAGCAGGTCGGGATGGCCGAGGGCGCGCTCCCACAGCCGCGGGCCCGGCCCGAGCGCGGTGAGCAGGACGGCCGCGGGATCGGGCCAGCGCTCGCGCAGCGCGGCGGCGTCGGCCTGGTCGTACGTCGTCCCGCCGCCCCCGGGGCCGTCGGCGCCCGGGGCGCCGCGTCCGGCCGCCAGGCGCCTGGCCCAGCCCCCTATGGCCCCGGCCATCCGGCTGCCGGCCTCCGCGGCCTTCCCGCCGCCGCGGCGGCCCTGGGGCAGCGCGACCGTGCGGGTCTGCTCGGACAGGCCGCGCTGCGGGGTGTCCCGTCGGGCCGGGGTGCCCGGTGCGCCCTCCGCCGGCCCCGGTCCGGGCGCGGGAGCGGCGAGGGCGTCCACGCCGACGTTCCCGGCGCCGGTGCCGGTGGTCGTCGGACCGTCGGCGGGCACCGCGTCCCGGGCGGCGGGCCGCTCCCCGGTGCCGTCGGCGGGACGGGCGGGACGCCAGGTCGCCACGGGGCCGCTGTCCGGCCAGGAGGTCGGGGGGAGGGACACCTGGAGGTGCCCCTCGGCGTCGGGGACGGCGGGGACGGAGGCGGGCGGCGGGGGGACGGCCGAGCCCGGGGGCGTGGGCTCCAGCCGGAGGGTCGACTCGCCGATCCGCAGCAGCGTGCCGGCGGGGAAGGGGACCGCGCGCTCGCCCACGGGAGCCCCGTCGAGGGTGGTGCCGTTGGTGGAGCCGAGGTCGACGACGGTGACCCGGCCCTCGCCGTCCACCGTGATGGCACAGTGCAGCCGTGAGACGTCGGGGTCGTCCAGCGGGACGTCCGCGTCCGCGGACCGGCCGACCCGGATCCGGCCGCCCTGCAGCAGGTGGACGCCGCCCGCGTCGGGCCCGCCGACGACGTGCAGCCGGGCGGCGGCCGTGGGACGGCCGCCGTCGTGCCCGTCGGCGGGGGAGTGCAGCGACAGGACGGCGCCGTCGAGCAGGGGCGGCACGCCGAGGACGGCGGTGGCCGGGTCCAGGCGCTCGGCGCCCGCGTACAGCGGGGGTGTGGACTTGCCGGCCCGCGCGGGCTGGCCGGAGCCGCCCGAACCGGACGCGAGGGCGCCGGCCACGGCACTCAGGGGAGTGCCCGCGGGCGCGGTGACCAGCACGTCGCAGGAGCGCGCCGCGCGGCCGCCGCGCGGCCCGAGAACGGTCAGCCGGATCTGCATCTCCGTCCACGGTCCCTTCTGCCCGGATCCACCGCGGTGCGGGCCCCCGACCCCACCCCGCCGTGCCCGGGACGTCGACACGTACAAGAACGGACCGGCGGGCTCCCCTTGCTCGGCTGACCCAGCCGGCTCGGCGATGCGCGTTCCGCGACACGCATCCTCCCACCCGCCGCCGACAGCTCGCCGCCGGTGCCCACCTTTGCGATCTTGAATGGTCAGCATTGGGCGGAAAAAGCAACCAAACGACCGTACCCCGCGTCCTAACCCCACACCCGCCCCGTACCGGAACGCAGCCCCGCTCCCACGTGGCGGCACTACAGTGGGCGAAACAGGCCACGGACCAGGCCAAGATCCAGGGAGCGCGAACGTGCGGCCGGTAGGCAGCAAATACGAACTGGTGGAGCCGCTCGGGCGCGGAGCCACGGGCACCGTGTGGCGGTCCCAGGTGCGGGACACCGGCGAGGTCGTCGCGATCAAGGTGCTCAAGGAGGAGCTGGCGGGCGATCCCGACATCGTCATGCGCTTCCTCCGGGAGCGGTCGGTCCTGCTGAGGCTGCGCCACCCGCACATCGTCCGGGTCCGCGACCTGGTCGTTGAGGGTGAGCTGCTCGCCCTGGTGATGGACCTGGTCGAGGGTCCCGACCTCTACCGCTACCTGCGCGAGAACGGCCCGTTCTCGCCGGTCGGCGGCGCCCTGCTGACCGCCGCCGTGGCCGACGCGCTGGCCGCCAGCCACGCCGACGGCGTGGTCCACCGCGACCTCAAGCCCGCCAACGTCCTGCTCGCCACCGTCGCCGGCCCGGACGGCACCCAGCAGATGCACCCGATGCTGACCGACTTCGGCATCGCGCGGCTGGCGGACTCGCCCGGCGTCACCCGCACCCACGAGTTCGTCGGCACGCCCGCCTACATAGCGCCGGAGTCGGCCCAGGGCCGTCCGCAGACCTCCGCGGTGGACATCTACGGCGCCGGCATCCTCCTGTACGAACTGGTCACCGGCCGCCCGCCGTTCCGGGGCGAGAGCGCGCTCGAAGTGCTGCACCAGCACCTGAGCGAGGAGCCGCGCCGTCCCTCCACCGTGCCCGAACCGCTGTGGACGGTGATAGAGCGCTGCCTGCGCAAGGAGCCCGGCGAACGCCCGAGCGCGGAGAACCTGGCGCGCGCCCTGCGCGTCGTCGCGGCGGGCGTGGGCGTGCACTCCTCCCCGGCGCAGTCCGAGGCGGCGCTCGGCGTCGCCGCGCTGCTCGCGCCGGACCCGGCACCGGCCACCGTCCCGGACACCCCGCTCGTCCCGCCGGGCACCGCCGACCCCACCCAGGTGCTGCCGAACCGGTCGCCCGTCGGCGCGTACGACGCGTACGACCCCAATGCCGCCACCAGCGTCCTGCCCGCCTCGGCGGGGGGCGCCGCCGACGCGACCCGGGTGATCCCGGGCGGCTCGGCACCGACCGCGTCCGGCGACGGCACCCGGGTGATGCCGCCGGTGCCGGACGGGCCGCCGGACTCCGGTGTCCCGCAGGGCCCGCATCCGTGGGAGTCGCAGCTCAACCGCGCCCGTGCGCGCGCCGAGCAGACCGAGATCCAGTACCTGGACCCGGAGCAGGACCCGCTGCGCCGCAGGCCGCGCCGGCAGCCCGCCGCCCAGCAGCCGCAGCAGCCGCAGCAGCCTCCCCAGGCGTACCAGCAGCGGCCGCAGCAGCCCCCTCAGTACCGGCAGCCCTCGCAGCCCGCCTACGCCCCGCAGCCGCATCCGCAGCAGTACGGCCAGCAGTCGCAGCCCCAGCCCCAGCAGTACGCGCCGCGGCCGCAGCAGCCCGCGCCGCGCTACGAGCAGCCGCAGCACCAGCGGTACGAGCCGCAGCGCCCGCCCGCGCCCGAGCCGGCACCGCGCCGTGAGCCGCGCCCCCGCAGCGCCAACCCGATGAAGATCCCGGGACTGGGGTGCCTCAAGGGCTGCTTCACGATGATCGTCGTGCTGGTCGTGATCTTCATGCTGGCCTGGTACCTCACCCCCCTGCAGGACTGGCTGAACACGGGCAAGGGCCTGTGGGACACCGTGACCGGCTGGATCAGCGAGGTGTGGAACTGGGTCTCCACCATCGGTGACACCGCCAACAGCGCCCCGGACGTCCCGAACGTCCCCGGCGGCAACCAGTAGCGGCGTGCGGCGGCGCCCCCGGCCGGGGGCGCCGCCAGCCGCGCCCCCAACTGAGCGCGCCGGGGCGGCGGATGACGTGGCGCCACCCGCGTGCGGGGCCCGGTTCCGTCAACGCCGAGCGGTGCGCCGTCACCTCTCCGATCCGCCGATGTTGGTGATTTGTCGACTTCTGGAGGGTGATTTCTCCCGGAGAAGCCGCACTCACCCCTGACAGGTTCCCCCAACCGGCTCGCATCCGCGTAGCTTTGTCGCCAACACGACGGCACGTCGGAGGAGTCGGAGCAGCCTTGGGACGGAAGATCGGCAGCCGGTACACCGCACACCAGGTGCTGGGGCGGGGTTCCGCCGGCACGGTGTGGCTGGGCGAGGGCCCCGAAGGCCCGGTCGCCATCAAGCTGCTGCGCGAGGACCTCGCCTCCGACCAGGACCTCGTCGGCCGCTTCGTCCAGGAGCGCACGGCCCTGCTGGCGCTCCACCACCCGCACATCGTCGGCATCCGCGACCTGGTGGTCGACGGTTCCGACCTCGCGCTCGTCATGGAACTCGTCCGCGGCACGGACCTGCGCTCCCGGCTGGAGCGCGAACGCAGGCTCACCCCCGAGGCGGCCGTCTCCATCACCGCGGACGTCGCGGACGGCCTGGCCGCGGCCCACGCCGCGGGCGTCGTCCACCGCGACGTCAAGCCGGAGAACGTCCTGCTGGACTCCGCCGCCCCGCCCGGACCGGGCGGGGCGCCCCCGGCACTGCTCACCGACTTCGGCATCGCCCGGCTGGTCGACTCCCCGCGCCGCACCCGGGCCACCCGCATCATCGGCACCCCCGACTACCTGGCCCCGGAGATCATCGAAGGTCTGCCGCCGCGTGCCTCCGTCGACATCTACGCCCTCGCCACCGTCCTGTACGAGCTGCTCGCCGGCTTCACCCCGTTCGGCGGCGGTCACCCGGGCGCGGTGCTGCGCCGGCACGTCACCGAGTCCGTCGCGCCGCTGCCCGACCTGCCCGACGAGCTGTGGCAGTTGCTCTCCCAGTGCCTGGCCAAGGCCCCCGCCTCCCGGCTGAGGGCGGCCGAGGTCGGCGCGCGGCTGCGCGAGCTGCTGCCCGCGCTCGCCGGGCTGCCCCCGCTGGAGGTGGACGCGCCCGGCGACCACCACGGCGAGGACGCGTACGACCGGGAGCCCGGTTCCGTCGCCGAGCCGTACGACCCGCCGGCCGGCCAGCCACGTGGTGCCGTGCCCCTGGTCCGTGGCTCCGCACCCGACTCGACGCGTGACACGCACACCAGCATCAAGCTGCCCACCGCCGAGGAGCTGGCCGGCGGCGGGGCCGCCGCGATGCCCGGCCAGCGCGCCCGGCACCGCCACCGGGCCGTCCCCGACGCGCTCCAGCGCCGCCGCGTCAAGATCGGCGCCGCGGCGGCGGCCGCCCTGGTCGTCGGGCTCGGCGGCTGGGCGATCGCGGCCTCCGGCTCCGACGACGACGGCGGCTCCAACAGCCGGGAGGACAAGCCGTCCGGGCAGGCCTCGACCACCCCGACCGCCCCCACCGGCGCCGCCGCCTCCCCGCAGGGCGCGGTCAGCACCCCGGCGGGCACCGCCGAGGACGCGGCGCTGCGCTGGTCCGGCTACACGGCGCTGCCCGGCTTCCCGGACCGCGACGTCCACCCGGTCGGCGGCCCCCGCGCGATCTCCGTCTCCGGTACGACGTACGTGTTCACCCGGGGCAGCGACAAGAACGTCTGGTACCTGGTCTCCGGCACCTGGCACCGGCTCACCGGGATAAGCGTCGCCGACGACCCCTCGGTCGTCTCCTCGCGCGCCGGGCAGCTGGACGTCTTCGCCCTCGGCACCGACCACAAGGTCTACCGCCGCACCCTCAGCGGCGGCGCGTGGGGCGACTGGTACCAGGTCGACCAGCCCGCCCGTTTCACCACGACCCCCGCCGCCGCGTCCTCCGTGCCCGGCCGGATCGACCTGGTGGGCTGCTCCGGCGGTGACCTCGTCACCTCCTCCTGGGTCGACGGCCGCTGGAACGCCTGGGCGCTGGTCCCCACCGCGGGCCGGGTCACCGCCGCTCCCGGGCTGGTCTCGGCCGCGTCGGGCACCCTGGACGCCTTCGCCGTCCGCAAGGCCGACGGCGCCGTGCTGCGCCTGCCGTACGTGAACGGCGCCTGGCGCCCCTCCGAGATCGTCACGGGCCTGGACGCCACGGGCCGCCCCGAACCCGCCGTCTCCGGCGGCCGGCTCTTCGTCCTCGCCCCCGCCGACGACGGGGCCCTGGCCGCCGCCGTCTCCGACGGCGGCACGTGGACGCCGGTGCCGCTGTCCGCCAGTACCCCCTCCCACCCCGGTCTGACCACGGCGGACGACACCCTGACCCTGTACCTGCGCCGCGCCGACGGCACGCTCGCCCACGCGTCGGCCCCCGTCCCCGTCTGAGCGGCGCGGGACCTCCCGGCCGGTGGGCCGGGCCGCCCCGGCTCACCGGCGCGGCAATGCGCGGCGTGCCGGTACGCTGGGGGACGTGGCAGTCCTGGATGTATCCGAAGAGCTCAAGTCCCTCTCGTCGACCATGGCCTCGATCGAGGCCGTTCTGGACCTCGACAAGCTGAGGGCCGACATCGCCGTGCTCGAGGAGCAGGCGGCGGCGCCGTCGCTGTGGGACGACCCCGACGCGGCGCAGAAGATCACCAGCAAGCTGTCGCACCTGCAGGCCGAGGTCCGCAAGGCCGAGGCGTTGCGCGGCCGCATCGACGACCTCGGGGTGCTCTTCGAGCTCGCCGAGGCCGAGGACGACGCGGACACCCGCGCCGAGGCCGAGACCGAGCTGGAGTCGGTGCGCAAGGCGCTGGACGAGATGGAGGTCCGCACCCTCCTGTCCGGCGAGTACGACGCCCGTGAGGCGCTGGTCAACATCCGCGCCGAGGCCGGCGGTGTCGACGCCGCCGACTTCGCCGAGCAGCTGCAGCGGATGTACCTGCGCTGGTCCGAGCGGCACGGCTACCCAACCGAGATCTACGAGACCTCGTTCGCGGAAGAGGCCGGCATCAAGTCCACCACCTTCGTGGTGAAGGCGCCCTACGCCTACGGCACCCTCTCCGTCGAGCAGGGCACCCACCGCCTGGTGCGCATCTCGCCCTTCGACAACCAGGGCCGCCGCCAGACGTCCTTCGCGGGCGTCGAGGTGCTGCCCGTCGTCGAGCAGAGCGACCACGTCGAGATCGACGAGACCGAGCTGCGGATCGACGTCTACCGCGCCTCCGGCCCCGGCGGCCAGGGCGTCAACACCACCGACTCCGCGGTCCGGATCACCCACATCCCGACCGGCATCGTGGTCTCCTGCCAGAACGAGCGCTCGCAGATCCAGAACAAGGCCAGCGCGATGAACGTGCTGCAGGCCAAGCTGCTGGAGCGGCGCCGCCAGGAGGAGCAGGCCAAGATGGACGCCCTCAAGGGCGACGGCGGCAACTCCTGGGGCAACCAGATGCGTTCCTACGTCCTCCACCCGTACCAGATGGTCAAGGACCTGCGGACGGAGTACGAGGTCGGCAACCCCCAGGGCGTCCTCGACGGCGACATCGACGGCTTCCTCGAGGCGGGCATCCGCTGGCGCAAGCAGCAGGAGCAGGGCGCCGGCGTCTGACGCGTCGTCAACGTCCCGGACTTCCACGACTGCCGCCCGACGGGCGGCAGTCGTCGCGTTCCGGGGCAGCCGAGCCCGCACGGGGGTGGCGCGGCTCCGGCCACGGAGGCGTGCGCGGACGGTCCGGCCCGGGCGCCGACGGTGCCGACCGCACCGTCGTCGGCGGCAGCGGATTGGTCACCCAGGGTCACGGCAACGCGAGCCGGCCGGGGTGCCGCCACGACGCTCGCGGGCGGGTGCCGGCTTCCGCCCGACGCCCCGCCTGACCGGCTGCGGCCACGACTGCGCGCTGCGAGGCCCACACCCGGACCCGGGAGCCCCCGTGCGTCCACGGGAGGCCCGGGAACGCCGCAGGGGCCCGCAGCGTCGAATGCGCCGCGGGCCCCCGTGCTTGCTGTCTGTGTGCGCCGCGCTACACGGCGGCCTCGTGCACCACCCACGCCACCGCGAGCAGGGCGACCAACAGGGCGATCAGTGCCGCCGGGGAGATGGCCGCGAAGGGGTTCTCCTGCTGCATGCGGGCGCGGTGGGCGCGGCAGACCGCACAGCGGCCCTCGCTGACGGGGCCGGCGCAGTTGGCGCACACCAGTCGGTCGACTGTCATGCGGTGGCCTCCTCCCAGGCGGCCTGGCGGCCGCTCCATGAACAACGCGCGACAGGGGCGGTACGTTCCCGAGCCCCCGACCACTGTGCCAGTTTCCGGGACGCTCGGCGCGCCCCGCGTGATTCCTGCGACTCCGAAGAGTGACGCATGTGGCCAATGCCTGCTTTGTCCCCCCGTGGTCGATGGATAAACCCGTCATCCCGGACCGCGGACTGCGCGGGCCGCGGCCATTCGCGTAAGGTCGCCTCCGATCCCCTGTATCCGGAGTGCGACCGTGATCCGATTCGACAACGTCACCAAGACCTACCCCCGGCAGAACCGTCCTGCACTTCGGGACGTGTCGCTGGAAATCGAGAAGGGTGAATTCGTCTTCCTGGTGGGCTCCTCCGGCTCCGGGAAGTCGACCTTCCTGCGGCTGATCCTGCGCGAGGAGCGGACGGACACCGGCATGGTGCACGTCCTCGGCAAGGACCTCGCGCGGCTGTCCAACTGGAAGGTGCCGCAGATGCGGCGCCAGTTGGGCACCGTCTTCCAGGACTTCCGCCTGCTGCCCAACAAGACGGTCGCGGAGAACGTGGCGTTCGCCCTCGAGGTGATCGGCAAGCCGCGCGGCACCATCCGCAAGACGGTCCCCGAGGTGCTCGACCTCGTCGGCCTCGGCGGCAAGGAGGACCGCATGCCGGGCGAGCTGTCCGGTGGTGAGCAGCAGCGCGTGGCGATCGCCCGGGCGTTCGTCAACCGCCCGATGCTGCTGATCGCGGACGAGCCCACGGGAAACCTCGACCCGCAGACCTCCGTGGGCATCATGCGGCTGCTGGACCGCATCAACCGGACCGGCACCACCGTGGTGATGGCCACCCACGACCAGAACATCGTCGACCAGATGCGCAAGCGCGTCATCGAGCTCGAGAAGGGGCGACTGGTCCGCGACCAGTCCCGCGGCGTCTACGGCTACCAGCACTGAGCCTGGGCCCCGCCCTGCACACCGCAGCCTTCTGAAAGGACAACATGCGCGCCCAGTTCGTGCTCTCGGAGATCGGCGTCGGTCTCCGGCGCAACCTCACCATGACCTTCGCGGTCATCGTCTCCGTGGCCCTCTCGCTCGCGCTCGCCGGCGGCTCGTGGCTCGCCCGCGAGCAGGTCGACTCGATGAAGGGCTACTGGTACGACAAGGTCCAGGTGTCGATCTTCCTCTGCAACAAGAACGACGCCAAGACCGACCCCAACTGCACCAAGGGCGCCGTCACCGAGGAGCAGAAGCAGGACATCGAGAAGCAGCTCAAGGCGCTGCCGCTCGTGGACAAGTACTTCCACGAGAGCGCGGAGGACGCCTACAAGCACTACAAGGAGCAGTTCTCCGACTCGCCGCTGGCCGACTCGCTCACCCCGGACCAGATGCAGGAGTCGTTCCGGGTCAAGCTCAAGGACCCGACGAAGTTCCAGGTGGTGGCGAGCGCCTTCCAGGGCCGTCCCGGCGTCCAGGAGGTGCAAGACCAGAAGGCCCTGCTGGACAACCTGTTCGGGCTGCTCAACGGCATGACGCTGGCCGCGCTGGTGGTGCTGGCGTTCATGCTCGCGGTGGCGATGATGCTGATCGTCAACACGGTGCGCGTGTCGGCCTTCAGCCGCCGCCGGGAGACGGGGATCATGCGGCTGGTCGGCGCGTCCAGCTTCTACATCCAGATGCCGTTCATCATGGAGGCCGCGTTCGCCGGTCTGGTCGGCGGTGGCCTGGCCTGTCTGATGCTCCTCGTGGGCCGCTACTTCCTGATCGACCACGGCCTTTCGCTGCAGACCAAGGTGCCGCTGATCAACTTCCTCGGCTGGGGCGAGGTGGCACAGGTGCTGCCGCTGGTGCTGGTGGTGGGCATGCTGATGCCCGCGCTGGCGGCCCTGATCGCGCTGCGCAAATACCTCAAGGTCTGATCCGCGCCAAGGGCGCTGTACGGCCAACTTTCCGTACAGCGCCCGCTTCTCGCCTAGACTGCCCGACGTGCTGAGCCACCGTCCGTCCGGGAGACCGCGCCGCCTGCGCCGTGCCGCGGCGCTGACGCTGGTCTTCGGCGCGGTCCTGGCGACGGGTGCCGCGGCGGGTTCCTTCGGGGACCTGGGCGGGGAGCGGCGGACGCCGCCGCACTCCCGCATCCCGGCCGGCACCGTCGCCGACACCGACGAGATCGCCGAGGCGATCGCGGAGGGCAAGGTCGGCCCGCAGGCGGCGGAGGCCCTGGTCAGCCGTAGCGGCGACCGCTGGTCCTCCTTCTACACGGCCCAGGAGTACGAGGGTTTCCAGCAGTCCCTGGACGGCCGGTACGTGGGGGTCGGCCTGTGGGTGCGACGCACCGAGGACGGCCGCATCGGCATCGACCGCGTCCAGTCCGGCAGCCCCGCCGCCCGGGCCGGTGTGCACGCCGGGGACCGGCTGATGAGCATCGACGGCACGGAGGTCACCGGCCGTCCCGTCACCGAGGTCGTCGCCCGGCTGCGCGGTTCCGACGCGGCCGGCACCGCCGTGGCCCTGGGCCTGCGGCGCGGCGCGCGCTCCTGGGCGGTCTCCCCGCGGCGCGCCCTGCTGCCGACGGAGTCCGTACGGGTGCGGCACGTCCCCGGCGGCGTCAGCGTCGTCAAGGTGGACGCCTTCACCAAGGGTGTCGCCGGGCAGGTCCGCGGCGCCCTGGCCGGCCGGCCGGGGCACAAGGGCATAGTCCTGGACCTGCGCGGCAACTCCGGAGGCCTGGTCACCGAGGCCGTCGGTGTGGCCTCCGCGTTCCTGGACGGCGGCCTGGTCGCCACGTACGACGTCCACGGCAGGCAGCAGGCGCTCTACGCGGCCGACGCCGGCGACACCGACACCCCGCTCGTCGTGCTCGTGGACGGCGGCACGATGAGTGCGGCCGAACTGCTCGCCGGCGCCCTGCAGGACCGCGGCCGTGCCGTCGTCGTGGGCTCCCGCACCTTCGGCAAGGGATCGGTGCAGATGCCCAGCCGGCTGTCGGACGGCTCGGTCGCCGAGCTCACCGTCGGCCACTACCGGCTGCCCGCGGGTCGCCGGGTGGACGGACGCGGGGTCGAGCCCGACCTGAAGGTCACCGGTGGCGCGGACGCCGAGTCCGAGGCCCTCCAGGTGCTGGACGGTCTGGGCACGCCGGCCCGCTGACCGGCGCGCAAACCGGTACCCCCGGCCCCGCCGAGGTGCGAGAATGGCCGCGCTATGGCAAAGGAAACGGGTCGCAAGCTGATCGCGCAGAACAAGAAGGCGCGGCACGACTACCACATCCTCGACACCTACGAGGCGGGCCTGGTGCTCACCGGCACCGAGGTGAAGTCGCTGCGCCAGGGACGCGCTTCCCTGGTCGACGGCTTCGGCCAGCTCGACGGGGGCGAGGCGTGGCTGCACAACGTGCACATCCCCGAGTACACCCAGGGGACGTGGACGAACCACTCGGCGCGGCGCAAGCGCAAGATGCTGCTTCACCGGGAGGAGATCGAGAAGCTCTTCCAGAAGTCCCAGGAGACCGGTCACACGATCGTGCCGCTGTCCCTGTACTTCAAGGACGGCCGGGCGAAGGTCGAGATCGCGCTGGCCAAGGGCAAGAAGGAGTACGACAAGCGGCAGACCCTGCGCGAGAAGCAGGACCGCCGCGAGTCCGACCGGGCCATCTCGGCGGCGCGCCGCCGGCAGCGGGGCGACTGACCCCCGGGAAATGCGCTGGCCTCCATGTACGTCGGTCACGTACGATGGTGTCAGCACCACCGGGCCGTGACGGCCCGGTGAGCAGTTTGAAAAATCAACATGGGGATGATCGGTTTCGACTGGGGATGTCGAAGCAGGGGAAGCGAGCCGAGAAAGCGGCAATGATCTCGTAAACCATATGCCGAAAACAATAATCGCCACTTCTAAGCGCGATTCCTCCGCCTTCGCTCTCGCTGCCTAATTAGCAGCTAGCGAAGACTCCGCGGAGTGTCAGCCCGGGGCTGTTCCCGACCCGGATCCTGGCATCAGCTAGGGGACTAAACCACTGAGTCCGGCCACGGGGCTCGGTGGGAAACCAAACAGTGGCTGGGCCCGTCGGCGGCTTGTCCGCGTGACTGCCGGGGCCGAGAAAAGCACAGCGGACTGCGCTCGGAGAAGCCCTGATTCTGCACCACAGGACGCGGGTTCGATTCCCGCCATCTCCACTGACCCAACGGAAGGCGATGCCTGCCGCGCACTGCGCGGCAGGCATCGCCTTCCGTCGTTTCCGAGGTCCGTCGCCTCGCCGCACGGCGTCCCGCCCGGCTGTGGCCGGCGTCCCGGCCGGCGGCTGACGGCCGGTACGTCAGGCCCGGCGCCGGGCCGTCCGCAGGGAGGCCGCCGCGACCAGCGCCGCGGTGGCCGCGGCGACCGCCGGTATCGCGTACGCGGGCACCGCACCCCGGTGCTCCACGACGGACCCCGCGGCGAAGGAGCCTGCGGCGATGCCGCCCAGGAGGGCCGTGACGGCCAGCGTCATCCCCTCGTTGAGGCGGCCCGGCGGGACCCGGCGCTGGATCAGGGCCATGCCGTTGATCATCGTGGGCGCGGTGGCCATGCCCGCCAGCAGCAGCGCGGGGGCCAGCAGCCACAGGCCGCCGAGGGCCGCCGCGGGCAGCGGGCCGAGCATGAGGACGGCCATCAGGGCGACGCTCGCGGCGAAGCGGCCCCCCGCGCCGCCACGGGGCCGGCGCAGCCCGTACAGCAGGCCCGCCGCGCACGAACCCGCCGCCTGGAGGGCGAGCACCGCCCCGGCGGCGCCGCGGTGCCCGTGGGCGTCGGCGAAGGCGATCGTGGTGACCTCCAGGGCACCGAAGACTGCCCCCGTCGCCAGGAACGTCAGCAGTACGGCCGGTACCGCGGCCCGCCCGGCCCCCGCCCCCGGTCCGGCGGTGGCCCGCGGCACCGGCGGCGGTTCGGTGCCGCGCTGCGCGGCGAAGACCAGGATGCCGCCGAAGAGCAGCAGCGCCCCCGTCAGCGTGCCGGCCTCGGGGAACAGCGAGGTGCACAGGAAGGCCGCGAGGACCGGGCCGAGCATGAAGCAGACCTCGTCCGCCGCCTGCTCGAAGGAGTTGGCGACGTGCCGGCCCCGCTCGTCGTCCCGGTACAGGTGCGCCCAGCGAGCCCGCGCCATGCCGCCGGTGTTCGGCGTCGTCGCGGTGGCGGCGTACGCGGCGAACAGGGTCCAGGCCGGGGCGTGCAGCCGTACGCACACCACCAGCGCGAGCGAGCCCAGCGCGGCGAGCCCCGCGGCCGGCACGGCCACCCGGGCCTGGCCGTGCCGGTCGGTCAGGCGCGCGGTCCAGGGGGCCACCACGGCCGTCGCGGCGAGCCCGGTGGCGGTGACCGCCCCGGCCAGCGCGTACGAGCCGTAGCCGGCCGCGATCATGACGACCGCGCTGACGCCGAACATCCCCATCGGGAGCCGGGCCAGGAGGTTCCCGGTGGTGAAGGCCCGGGTGCCGGGCAGGGCGAAGAGCCGCCGGTAGGGGGCGGCGAAGGCGAGCGCGGTCATGCGACCACCCTCCCGGGGCGCCCCCGGTGCGGTCCAACACCTGATCAGCGCCCATTGACGCGTTCCCGTTGTCAATCGCGGACGTGTTCAATGGGCGGATGCCGCACGCCATCGACCCGCGCCTGCTGAGGGCCTTCGCCGCCGTCGCGGAGGAACTGCACTTCACCCAGGCCGCCGCCCGCCTCCACGTCGCGCAGCAGGCGCTGAGCCGGGACGTCCGGCGCCTGGAGCGGGAACTGCGGGCCGAACTGTTCGTGCGGACGACCCGCTCGGTGCGGCTGACCGCCGAGGGGGAGCGGCTGCTGCCGTACGCCCGGCGCGTGCTCGCCGCCCACGACGAACTGGCCGCCGCCTTCGCGCCCACCGGCCGTCCGCTGCTCGTCGACATCGGCGCGCCGGTGGGCACCGGCCACCGGGTGCTGGCCGCCGCCCGCGCCGCCGCGCCCGAACTCGAGCTCACCGCGCGCTTCCACAGCGGGCTCACCGGCGCCGCCGCCGGGATCCTCGCCGGCCGCCTGGACGTCTCCTTCG includes:
- a CDS encoding MFS transporter, which codes for MTALAFAAPYRRLFALPGTRAFTTGNLLARLPMGMFGVSAVVMIAAGYGSYALAGAVTATGLAATAVVAPWTARLTDRHGQARVAVPAAGLAALGSLALVVCVRLHAPAWTLFAAYAATATTPNTGGMARARWAHLYRDDERGRHVANSFEQAADEVCFMLGPVLAAFLCTSLFPEAGTLTGALLLFGGILVFAAQRGTEPPPVPRATAGPGAGAGRAAVPAVLLTFLATGAVFGALEVTTIAFADAHGHRGAAGAVLALQAAGSCAAGLLYGLRRPRGGAGGRFAASVALMAVLMLGPLPAAALGGLWLLAPALLLAGMATAPTMINGMALIQRRVPPGRLNEGMTLAVTALLGGIAAGSFAAGSVVEHRGAVPAYAIPAVAAATAALVAAASLRTARRRA